A genomic window from Streptomyces mirabilis includes:
- a CDS encoding acyl carrier protein codes for MSPLSDDTPCSWLDRLPDPVQLRAMAPDARARTIGHCLRLELHDLLAVPPGHRLSPGLPLRGQGLDRLDALHLGRRIRRALDAEVPAEVLRESTVGELTALLAR; via the coding sequence ATGAGTCCCCTGAGTGACGACACCCCGTGCAGTTGGCTCGACCGGCTCCCGGATCCGGTCCAGCTGCGCGCCATGGCCCCCGACGCACGTGCCCGCACCATCGGCCACTGCCTGCGCCTCGAACTGCATGACCTGCTCGCGGTCCCGCCGGGGCACCGGCTCTCGCCCGGTCTGCCGTTGCGCGGCCAGGGCCTGGACCGGCTCGACGCCCTGCACCTGGGGCGCCGGATCCGGCGCGCCCTCGACGCCGAGGTGCCCGCCGAGGTGCTGCGGGAGAGCACCGTCGGCGAACTGACCGCGTTGCTCGCCCGCTGA
- a CDS encoding acyl-CoA carboxylase subunit beta, which produces MEPAIPIELGGRLMELAERKDIARAGQDPKATERQHAKGKLTAHERIELLLDKGSFQEVEPLRRHRATGFGLEAKKPYGDGVITGWGTVEGRTVFVYAHDFRVFGGALGEAHACKIHKIMDMAIAAGAPLVSLNDGAGARIQEGVSALAGYGGIFQRNTRASGVIPQISVMLGPCAGGAAYSPALTDFIFAVRDISQMFITGPDVVRAVTGEEISQNGLGGADVHGAVSGVAHFVHDDEESCLAEVRYLLSLLPSNNRELPPRHVSGDPGDRHGDALLDLVPHDGNRSYDMRGVVEELVDDGDYVEVHAGWAPNIVCALARIDGHTVGIVANQPAAMAGVLDIKASEKAARFVQFCDSFNIPLVTLVDVPGFLPGVDQEHEGIIRRGAKLLYAYCNATVPRVSVVLRKAYGGAYIVMDSRSIGADIALAWPTNEIAVMGAEGAANVVFRREIAAADDPDAMRQEKIDQYKEELVHPYYAAERGLVDDVIDPRETRAVLARSLAMLAAKHAELPRRKHGNPPQ; this is translated from the coding sequence ATGGAGCCCGCGATACCCATCGAACTGGGCGGCCGGCTGATGGAGCTGGCCGAACGCAAGGACATCGCCCGTGCCGGGCAGGACCCGAAGGCGACCGAACGACAGCACGCCAAGGGCAAGCTGACCGCTCACGAGCGCATCGAACTACTCCTGGACAAGGGCAGCTTCCAGGAGGTCGAACCGCTGCGCCGGCACCGGGCGACCGGCTTCGGCCTGGAGGCGAAGAAGCCCTACGGCGACGGTGTGATCACCGGCTGGGGCACGGTCGAGGGCCGTACGGTCTTCGTCTACGCCCATGACTTCCGTGTCTTCGGCGGCGCGCTGGGCGAGGCCCACGCCTGCAAGATCCACAAAATCATGGACATGGCCATCGCCGCCGGGGCGCCGCTGGTGTCGCTCAACGACGGTGCGGGCGCCCGCATCCAGGAGGGCGTCTCCGCGCTCGCCGGGTACGGCGGCATCTTCCAGCGCAACACCCGGGCCTCCGGCGTCATCCCGCAGATCAGCGTGATGCTCGGCCCGTGCGCGGGCGGCGCGGCGTACTCGCCCGCCCTGACCGACTTCATCTTCGCCGTCCGGGACATCTCGCAGATGTTCATCACCGGGCCCGACGTGGTCCGCGCGGTCACCGGCGAGGAGATCAGCCAGAACGGGCTCGGCGGCGCCGATGTGCACGGTGCTGTCTCCGGAGTGGCGCACTTCGTCCACGACGACGAGGAGAGCTGCCTCGCCGAGGTGCGCTATCTGCTGTCGCTGCTGCCGTCCAACAACCGCGAGCTGCCGCCGCGGCACGTCAGCGGCGACCCGGGCGACCGGCACGGGGACGCGCTGCTCGACCTGGTGCCGCACGACGGCAACCGCTCGTACGACATGCGCGGGGTCGTCGAGGAACTCGTCGACGACGGCGACTACGTGGAGGTGCACGCGGGCTGGGCGCCGAACATCGTCTGCGCCCTGGCCCGGATCGACGGTCACACCGTCGGCATCGTCGCCAACCAGCCGGCCGCCATGGCGGGTGTCCTGGACATCAAGGCGAGCGAGAAGGCCGCGCGGTTCGTGCAGTTCTGCGACTCCTTCAACATCCCGCTGGTCACGCTGGTCGACGTGCCCGGCTTCCTGCCGGGTGTGGACCAGGAGCACGAGGGCATCATCCGGCGCGGCGCCAAGCTGCTGTACGCGTACTGCAACGCGACCGTGCCACGGGTGTCGGTGGTGCTGCGCAAGGCGTACGGCGGCGCGTACATCGTGATGGACTCCCGCTCCATCGGCGCCGACATCGCGCTGGCCTGGCCGACCAACGAGATCGCGGTCATGGGCGCCGAGGGGGCCGCCAACGTGGTCTTCCGGCGGGAGATCGCGGCCGCGGACGACCCCGACGCGATGCGTCAAGAGAAAATCGACCAGTACAAGGAGGAGCTGGTCCACCCTTACTACGCCGCCGAACGCGGGCTGGTCGACGACGTCATCGACCCGCGCGAGACGCGGGCGGTCCTGGCCCGTTCGCTCGCCATGCTCGCGGCCAAGCACGCCGAGCTGCCGCGCCGCAAGCACGGCAACCCGCCCCAGTGA
- a CDS encoding aromatase/cyclase: MTTREVEHEITIAAPAPAVYRLLAEVTNWPRIFPPTIHVDRVEHDGSQERIRIWATANGEAKNWTSRRELDPEALRITFRQEVTAPPVAAMGGTWIIEPLGENESRVRLLHDYRAVDDDPHDLLWIDEAVDKNSRSELAALKKNVEFAHAAEEVTFSFEDTVHVDGSAKDVYAFINEANLWSERLPHVATVRLEEDTVGLQTLEMDTRAKDGSVHTTKSYRVTFPHQRIAYKQVTLPALMTLHTGHWTFEDTGQGVAATSQHTVTLNTDNIESILGCGATVADAREYVHTALSTNSRATLSHAKAFAENRR; the protein is encoded by the coding sequence ATGACGACCCGTGAGGTAGAGCACGAGATCACGATCGCCGCGCCCGCACCGGCCGTGTACCGGCTGCTGGCGGAGGTCACCAACTGGCCCCGGATCTTCCCGCCCACCATCCACGTGGACCGCGTGGAGCACGACGGCTCCCAGGAGCGGATACGGATCTGGGCCACCGCCAACGGCGAGGCCAAGAACTGGACCTCGCGCCGCGAACTGGACCCCGAGGCCCTGCGCATCACCTTCCGCCAGGAGGTGACCGCCCCGCCGGTCGCCGCGATGGGCGGCACCTGGATCATCGAGCCGCTCGGCGAGAACGAGTCCCGGGTACGGCTGCTGCACGACTACCGTGCCGTCGACGACGACCCGCACGACCTCCTGTGGATCGACGAGGCCGTCGACAAGAACAGCCGCTCCGAGCTGGCCGCGCTGAAGAAGAACGTCGAGTTCGCGCACGCGGCGGAGGAGGTGACGTTCTCCTTCGAGGACACCGTCCACGTCGACGGTTCGGCGAAGGACGTGTACGCCTTCATCAACGAGGCGAACCTGTGGTCGGAGCGCCTGCCGCACGTCGCCACGGTCCGTCTGGAAGAGGACACCGTGGGGCTCCAGACCCTGGAGATGGACACCCGGGCCAAGGACGGCTCCGTCCACACCACCAAGTCCTACCGGGTGACCTTCCCCCACCAGCGCATCGCCTACAAGCAGGTCACCCTGCCCGCGCTGATGACCCTGCACACCGGTCACTGGACCTTCGAGGACACGGGCCAGGGCGTCGCGGCCACCTCGCAGCACACCGTCACCCTCAACACGGACAACATCGAGAGCATCCTCGGCTGCGGGGCCACCGTCGCCGACGCCCGCGAGTACGTCCACACCGCCCTGTCCACCAACAGCCGGGCCACCCTCTCCCACGCCAAGGCCTTCGCAGAGAACAGGCGTTGA
- a CDS encoding MFS transporter: protein MTALQFTPLLLFTLYGGRLADRHDKRLLLTVANLVSGALALALAVLVLAGSAQLWQLYLFALGLGTVNAVEVPTRMAFVSEMVGPELLPNASALSAAYFNTARVVGPALAGLLISAVGAGTAMLLNAASYLATVTGLRLMRPGNSCARHRRNAGSKWSTGCGTCVGTPTCSCRWRWSPWSACSASTSSSPCHCSPRPSSTRARPRSGC from the coding sequence GTGACCGCGCTCCAGTTCACCCCACTGCTGCTGTTCACGCTGTACGGCGGCCGGCTCGCCGACCGTCACGACAAGCGGCTGCTGCTCACCGTCGCCAACCTGGTCTCCGGCGCCCTGGCGCTGGCACTCGCCGTACTCGTCCTGGCCGGCTCCGCCCAGCTGTGGCAGCTGTATCTGTTCGCGCTGGGCCTCGGCACCGTCAACGCGGTCGAGGTGCCCACCCGGATGGCGTTCGTCAGCGAGATGGTCGGCCCGGAGCTGCTGCCCAACGCCTCGGCGCTCAGCGCCGCCTACTTCAACACCGCCCGCGTGGTGGGCCCCGCCCTCGCCGGGCTGCTGATCAGCGCGGTCGGCGCGGGGACGGCCATGCTGCTCAACGCGGCCAGCTATCTCGCCACTGTGACCGGGCTGCGGCTGATGCGCCCGGGGAACTCCTGCGCACGGCACCGCCGGAACGCGGGGTCAAAGTGGTCGACGGGCTGCGGTACGTGCGTGGGCACCCCGACTTGTTCGTGCCGCTGGCGCTGGTCGCCGTGGTCGGCCTGTTCGGCTTCAACTTCCAGCTCACCCTGCCACTGCTCGCCAAGACCGTCTTCCACTCGGGCGCGACCGCGTTCGGGCTGCTGA
- a CDS encoding alpha/beta hydrolase, producing MPSMSPGVRPVALAAGDVTLSALIAQPSGPPRATVVAVHGGGMSAGYFDGQAHPDVSLLALGARLGYTMVAVDRPGYGLSAADAPSGQTLAEQSAALHAALRHLAGRAETGAGVFLLAHSFGGKLALTYAACQAGDPDPAVPPLLGLDISGLGRDYAVDHPEGGPDPHQHRHWKRNWGALRFYPPNTFREAEGLVAPMPPREQAEALQWPRRFPVAAAAVQVPVRLTFAEQELWWHHDEDTVADLAAHFASAPSAAVDRQPGAGHNISLGWAARTYHLRAFAFFEECLARRSAGASVTP from the coding sequence ATGCCCTCGATGTCCCCGGGTGTGCGCCCCGTCGCCCTGGCGGCCGGTGACGTCACGCTCTCCGCGCTGATCGCCCAACCGTCCGGGCCACCGCGGGCCACGGTCGTCGCGGTGCACGGGGGAGGAATGAGCGCCGGGTACTTCGACGGGCAGGCCCACCCCGACGTCTCCCTGCTCGCCCTCGGCGCCCGGCTCGGCTACACCATGGTCGCCGTCGACCGGCCCGGCTACGGGCTGTCCGCCGCGGACGCCCCGAGCGGTCAGACCCTGGCCGAGCAGTCCGCAGCGCTGCACGCGGCGCTGCGGCACCTGGCCGGCCGCGCCGAGACGGGCGCCGGAGTGTTCCTGCTCGCGCACTCCTTCGGCGGCAAGCTCGCCCTGACGTACGCCGCCTGCCAGGCCGGCGATCCGGATCCGGCCGTACCACCGCTGCTCGGGCTCGACATCTCCGGGCTCGGCCGGGACTACGCGGTCGACCACCCGGAGGGCGGCCCCGACCCGCACCAGCACCGGCACTGGAAGCGGAACTGGGGTGCCCTGCGCTTCTACCCGCCGAACACCTTCCGCGAGGCCGAGGGCCTGGTCGCCCCCATGCCCCCGCGCGAGCAGGCCGAGGCACTCCAGTGGCCGCGGCGGTTCCCGGTCGCGGCGGCGGCCGTGCAGGTCCCGGTGCGGCTGACGTTCGCCGAGCAGGAACTGTGGTGGCACCACGACGAGGACACCGTCGCCGACCTCGCCGCGCACTTCGCCTCGGCGCCGTCCGCCGCCGTCGACCGTCAGCCCGGCGCCGGGCACAACATCAGCCTCGGCTGGGCCGCCCGCACCTACCACCTGCGCGCGTTCGCGTTCTTCGAGGAATGCCTCGCGCGCCGGTCCGCGGGCGCGTCCGTGACGCCCTGA
- a CDS encoding MFS transporter yields MPLALVAVVGLFGFNFQLTLPLLAKTVFHSGATAFGLLTTAFAAGSLLAAFATTVRSARPAALTVTASALAFGLLETAAGWSPTYAWAAVLLFLTGFATLYFAQAANHRIQLGSDAAYRGRVMALYTLILQGLTPLGALLVGWLTVRHGARSGLYVGGLASSAAALAVLLAGRTRRFLPSHRPEPALLGPGPLPERQPHESPE; encoded by the coding sequence GTGCCGCTGGCGCTGGTCGCCGTGGTCGGCCTGTTCGGCTTCAACTTCCAGCTCACCCTGCCACTGCTCGCCAAGACCGTCTTCCACTCGGGCGCGACCGCGTTCGGGCTGCTGACCACGGCGTTCGCCGCCGGTTCGCTGCTCGCCGCGTTCGCCACCACCGTGCGCAGCGCCCGCCCGGCCGCCCTGACCGTCACCGCCTCCGCACTCGCCTTCGGGCTCCTCGAGACGGCGGCGGGCTGGTCGCCCACCTACGCGTGGGCGGCCGTGCTGCTGTTTCTGACCGGCTTCGCCACCCTCTACTTCGCCCAGGCCGCCAACCACCGCATCCAGTTGGGCAGCGACGCGGCCTACCGCGGCCGGGTGATGGCGCTCTACACGCTCATCCTGCAAGGACTCACCCCACTCGGCGCCCTCCTCGTGGGCTGGCTCACCGTCCGTCACGGTGCGCGCTCCGGCCTGTACGTGGGAGGGCTCGCCTCGTCGGCGGCGGCGCTCGCGGTGCTGCTCGCGGGGCGGACACGTCGATTCCTCCCCAGCCACCGGCCGGAACCGGCACTCCTCGGGCCCGGCCCTCTCCCTGAAAGGCAGCCCCATGAGTCCCCTGAGTGA
- a CDS encoding FAD-dependent monooxygenase, translating to MDAQMDADVIVVGAGPAGLMLAGELRLGGVSVIVAERLARPTGQSRGLGFTARAMESFDQRGLVPRFGGLEKSPMGHFGGVQFDYTVLEDAHFGARGVPQSRTEAVLEEWAGELGADIRRGWEFLALEQDGTGVTVTVAAPDGERTLRAAYLVGADGGHSPVRKAAGFDFPGTPATRGMYLADVVGCEIPPRFLGERLSGGMVMAAPLKEGVDRIIVCEHGTPPADRSETPEFAEVAAAWERLTGEDISGGGADWVSSFTDATRQVTEYRRGRVLLVGDAAHIHLPAGGQGLSTGVQDAVNLGWKLAATVQGRAPEGLLDTYHDERHAVGARLLMNTKAQGTVFLGGPESQPLRDLFAELIGLDSVKRHLAGVVSHLDVRYDLGDTGDSLVGRRLPPRALNTATGEVRTPELLHAAQGVLLDLADDSVLREAAARWKDRVTVVTGTPQDPAAFGGAAAVLVRPDGYVAWADTGSAELCATLHRWFGAPEAR from the coding sequence ATGGACGCGCAGATGGACGCGGACGTCATCGTCGTCGGCGCCGGCCCGGCCGGGCTGATGCTGGCCGGGGAACTGCGGCTGGGCGGGGTGAGTGTCATCGTCGCCGAGCGGCTGGCGCGGCCCACCGGACAGTCGCGCGGGCTCGGGTTCACCGCCCGCGCCATGGAGTCCTTCGACCAGCGCGGTCTCGTCCCGCGCTTCGGCGGGCTGGAGAAGAGCCCGATGGGCCACTTCGGCGGGGTGCAGTTCGACTACACCGTGCTGGAGGACGCCCACTTCGGGGCCCGCGGCGTCCCCCAGTCCCGGACGGAGGCGGTGCTGGAGGAGTGGGCGGGTGAGCTCGGCGCCGACATCCGGCGGGGCTGGGAGTTCCTGGCGCTGGAGCAGGACGGGACCGGGGTCACCGTCACCGTGGCCGCGCCCGACGGCGAGCGCACGCTGCGTGCCGCGTACCTGGTGGGTGCCGACGGCGGGCACAGCCCGGTGCGCAAGGCCGCGGGCTTCGACTTCCCCGGTACGCCCGCCACCCGTGGCATGTACCTCGCGGATGTCGTCGGCTGCGAGATCCCGCCGCGCTTCCTGGGCGAGCGGCTGTCCGGCGGCATGGTGATGGCCGCGCCGCTGAAGGAGGGCGTGGACCGGATCATCGTGTGCGAGCACGGCACCCCGCCGGCCGACCGCAGCGAGACCCCGGAGTTCGCCGAAGTGGCGGCGGCCTGGGAGCGGTTGACGGGTGAGGACATCTCCGGCGGCGGCGCGGACTGGGTCAGCTCGTTCACGGACGCCACCCGCCAGGTCACCGAGTACCGGCGCGGACGGGTGCTGCTCGTCGGCGACGCCGCGCACATCCATCTGCCGGCCGGCGGCCAGGGACTGAGCACCGGTGTCCAGGACGCGGTCAACCTCGGCTGGAAGCTCGCGGCGACCGTCCAGGGCCGGGCCCCCGAGGGACTGCTCGACACCTACCACGACGAGCGTCACGCGGTCGGCGCGCGGCTGCTGATGAACACCAAGGCACAGGGCACGGTCTTCCTCGGCGGCCCCGAGTCCCAGCCGCTGCGTGATCTGTTCGCCGAGCTCATCGGCCTCGATTCGGTCAAGCGGCACCTCGCCGGGGTGGTCAGCCACCTCGACGTCCGCTACGACCTCGGGGACACCGGGGACTCGCTGGTCGGGCGCCGGTTGCCGCCGCGGGCGCTGAACACCGCCACCGGCGAGGTCCGTACGCCCGAACTCCTCCACGCCGCCCAGGGCGTGCTGCTCGACCTCGCCGACGACTCCGTACTGCGCGAGGCGGCTGCCCGCTGGAAGGACCGCGTCACCGTCGTCACCGGCACCCCGCAGGACCCGGCCGCGTTCGGCGGCGCCGCCGCGGTGCTGGTCCGCCCCGACGGCTATGTGGCCTGGGCGGACACGGGTTCGGCGGAGCTGTGCGCGACGCTGCACCGCTGGTTCGGCGCACCCGAGGCCCGCTGA
- a CDS encoding FAD-dependent monooxygenase: MTTDHQDTDTTILDTDVLVVGAGPAGLMLASELRLGGAEVVVVDQRPGPTTESRASTLHARTMEILDSRGLLDELGTPPCEPRGHFGGVPLDLTLPSSHPGQWKVAQTRTEELLQRRAAVLGADLRRRHQLLSLEAKSEGAGRDEAGRGRVGRGGVEAEAIGPYGPVRIRARYLVGCDGEDSTVRRLVRAPFPGRDAARELLRADVSGVEVADRRFQRLEHGLAIAATREGVTRVMVHEFGRPAAERGGAEPDFAEVTDVWKRVTGEDISQGTPLWVNAFGDANRQLAHYRHGRVLFAGDAAHRQMPSGGQALNLGVQDAFNLGWKLAAVVRGSAGEDLLDTYHSERHTVGRQVLANIRAQVELLLGGPEVEPARALLTELVALDGVRQHLAGMISGLGIRYDVEGAEGCGAGDDFGAGAAQGVGVGPEIHSDEHPLLGRRLPDAWLEPAEGGARCRTTELLRTGRGLLLSLDGDGAPALRATVAPWSDRVAFVADRPAAGGPLPAGQALLVRPDGYVAWAGSGPAGLARALTRWFGTLAADH, translated from the coding sequence ATGACGACGGACCATCAGGACACCGACACGACCATCCTGGACACCGACGTCCTCGTGGTCGGAGCGGGCCCCGCCGGGCTGATGCTCGCCAGCGAGCTGAGGCTGGGCGGCGCCGAGGTGGTCGTCGTCGACCAGCGCCCCGGCCCGACCACCGAATCCCGGGCCTCCACCCTGCACGCCCGCACGATGGAGATCCTCGACTCCCGCGGGCTGCTGGACGAGCTCGGTACGCCGCCGTGCGAGCCGCGCGGTCACTTCGGCGGCGTACCGCTGGACCTGACGCTGCCCAGTTCGCACCCCGGGCAGTGGAAGGTCGCGCAGACCCGCACCGAGGAGCTGTTGCAGCGGCGGGCCGCCGTGCTGGGCGCCGATCTGCGGCGCCGGCACCAGCTGCTGTCCCTGGAAGCGAAGAGCGAGGGGGCCGGGCGGGACGAGGCCGGGCGGGGCCGAGTCGGGCGGGGCGGGGTGGAGGCCGAGGCCATCGGTCCCTACGGTCCCGTCCGCATCCGGGCCCGCTACCTGGTCGGCTGCGACGGCGAGGACAGCACCGTACGGCGCCTGGTCCGGGCCCCCTTCCCGGGCCGGGACGCCGCACGCGAACTGCTGCGCGCCGACGTCTCCGGCGTCGAGGTCGCCGACCGGCGCTTCCAGCGCCTGGAACACGGGCTCGCCATCGCCGCCACCCGCGAGGGGGTGACCCGGGTGATGGTCCACGAGTTCGGGCGCCCCGCCGCCGAACGCGGCGGCGCCGAACCGGACTTCGCGGAGGTCACCGACGTCTGGAAGCGCGTCACCGGCGAGGACATCAGCCAGGGCACCCCCCTGTGGGTCAACGCCTTCGGCGACGCCAACCGGCAGCTCGCCCACTACCGGCACGGTCGCGTCCTGTTCGCCGGGGACGCGGCGCACCGGCAGATGCCGAGCGGCGGACAGGCCCTCAACCTGGGCGTCCAGGACGCCTTCAACCTCGGCTGGAAGCTCGCCGCCGTCGTCCGCGGCAGCGCGGGCGAGGACCTCCTGGACACCTACCACTCCGAGCGCCACACCGTGGGCCGCCAGGTCCTCGCCAACATCCGGGCCCAGGTCGAGCTGCTGCTCGGGGGCCCGGAGGTCGAACCCGCCCGCGCCCTGCTCACCGAACTCGTCGCCCTGGACGGTGTACGACAGCACCTCGCCGGGATGATCAGCGGCCTCGGCATCCGGTACGACGTCGAGGGCGCCGAGGGTTGCGGCGCCGGCGACGACTTCGGGGCCGGCGCCGCCCAGGGCGTCGGCGTCGGCCCCGAGATCCACTCCGACGAGCACCCGTTGCTCGGACGGCGGTTGCCGGACGCGTGGCTGGAGCCCGCGGAGGGTGGCGCGCGGTGCCGTACGACCGAACTGTTGCGCACCGGTCGCGGGTTGCTGCTGTCCCTGGACGGGGACGGCGCCCCGGCGCTGCGCGCGACGGTGGCCCCCTGGTCGGACCGGGTCGCCTTCGTCGCCGACCGCCCCGCGGCCGGCGGCCCGCTGCCGGCCGGGCAGGCCCTGCTGGTCCGCCCCGACGGCTATGTGGCCTGGGCGGGTTCCGGTCCGGCCGGTCTGGCGCGGGCGCTGACCCGTTGGTTCGGCACCCTGGCCGCCGACCACTGA